The Eleginops maclovinus isolate JMC-PN-2008 ecotype Puerto Natales chromosome 3, JC_Emac_rtc_rv5, whole genome shotgun sequence genome includes a region encoding these proteins:
- the LOC134861530 gene encoding uncharacterized protein LOC134861530: MLLEYFTCHFSGLNDKSGYCIDSTTENRSLSHVKMTPTTNLRVLAVSLLSLLSLLTAPLTTVVETSPSPPPQQIDSPGSPFFEQPKTSPSPPLLLLAMQANIRPAALQGRTKAPEKLPETSNLEEPPRPLPQVMFPKNVTSSKALAPPLGAAQVAPIPPRMMEVWNDVCRGYYDVMGQFDIAFNCSKDTFIFCCGTCHYRFCCPDRNQQLDQDICKNYYSPDWAKPQTDPMMLPEELGPDPDFDPLKQQSHNTGFVIGGVIVFMVAVAVGIKVVFNKVQQEANQRDLNMPRALVDMLRHQSSPVQKDERNNSVALAVGDGTGTLGRPPKNLYAPGLPSKDNRLGNIQHNFIHSSGTSPKHTATIERTPRMNNAQLAAGGTLLSSKHNNTKSQPAFHHSLHNLAQLPPSYESATKPELNRYSSLKRLEKGLDEYSSGYCTTKRRPHTAQPALQSSQHHLHWGGDYTLSGRGTLPRHAVRPWIPPPPSGMPASPTPNPYPLDPPEPQYNPNYETLSKPRKVKSSDQLLNMGDVPGNTGTLSRLSKNQQHQYYKAMVASNKNSNTQTLTRKTQDRQGRQERDGRQERDGRQERDGRQERDGRQERDGRQDREGRQEREERLLMSPDHLEDRMGVGGIGVVDPYAHTGGVVPTLPRQQKAQSQQNVCATPSLDRHHMIKMNSHPTSGREQERSTPMTGHMSGNMGWAGEGPGAGVVMGTGTLGGHSARRMAFATKRQNTIEQLHFIPGGGGGGSSGSAGGSQGIRTGSKNEVTV, encoded by the exons ATGCTACTTGAATATTTCACATGCCATTTTAGTGGGTTAAACGACAAAAGCGGATACTGCATTGACtcaacaacagaaaatagatCTCTTAGTCATGTAAAAATGACGCCCACCACCAATCTTCGAGTCCTCGCTgtctccctgctctccctcctctccctcctcaccgCCCCTCTCACCACTGTTGTGGAGACCTCTCCGTCCCCCCCTCCTCAGCAAATAGACTCCCCAGGGAGTCCTTTCTTTGAGCAGCCAAAGACTAGCCCAAGTCCCCCTCTCCTGCTCCTTGCCATGCAGGCCAACATCAGGCCAGCTGCTCTTCAAGGCAGGACCAAAGCACCCGAGAAACTTCCAGAAACCTCAAATCTCGAGGAGCCTCCGAGGCCCCTTCCCCAGGTCATGTTCCCCAAAAATGTGACTTCATCGAAGGCCCTTGCACCTCCCTTAGGCGCTGCCCAGGTAGCGCCCATACCACCCCGTATGATGGAGGTATGGAATGATGTATGTCGGGGTTATTATGACGTCATGGGACAATTTGATATCGCTTTCAATTGCTCAAAGGACACATTCATCTTTTGCTGTGGAACCTGCCACTACCGCTTCTGCTGCCCAGACCGAAACCAGCAACTGGATCAAGATATTTGTAAAAACTATTACTCTCCAGACTGGGCCAAGCCACAGACAGACCCAATGATGTTGCCAGAGGAATTAGGTCCTGACCCTGACTTTGATCCACTGAAGCAGCAGAGTCACAACACGGGATTCGTCATTGGTGGCGTGATCGTGTTTATGGTGGCTGTCGCTGTGGGCATCAAGGTGGTCTTCAACAAGGTGCAACAGGAAGCCAACCAACGGGACCTCAACATGCCCAG AGCCCTGGTTGACATGCTGCGGCACCAGTCGAGCCCTGTCCAGAAAGATGAGAGAAACAACAGCGTGGCTCTGGCTGTAGGGGACGGGACAGGGACACTGGGGAGACCTCCGAAAAATCTTTACGCCCCAGGATTGCCGAGCAAGGACAACAGAT TGGGAAATATTCAGCACAATTTCATCCACTCTTCAGGCACCAGCCCCAAACACACCGCGACTATCG AACGCACCCCCCGGATGAACAATGCTCAGCTGGCAGCTGGAGGCACCCTGCTTTCcagtaaacacaacaacaccaaATCCCAGCCGGCCTTCCACCACTCCCTTCACAACCTTGCTCAGCTGCCGCCCTCCTACGAGAGTGCCACCAAGCCTGAGCTCAACAGATACTCCTCACTCAAACGCCTCG AGAAAGGTCTTGATGAGTACTCGTCTGGTTACTGCACCACCAAGCGCCGGCCTCACACTGCACAGCCGGCCCTCCAATCCTCCCAGCATCACCTCCACTGGGGTGGTGACTACACCTTGAGTGGGAGAGGAACCCTTCCTCGGCACGCAGTCCGTCCCTGGATCCCACCTCCGCCTTCTGGCATGCCGGCTTCACCCACCCCCAATCCTTACCCTCTGGATCCCCCGGAGCCCCAGTACAACCCCAACTACGAAACACTCTCCAAGCCCAGGAAAGTTAAATCCAGTGACCAGCTGCTCAACATGGGGGACGTCCCTGGCAACACGGGGACACTGTCCAGGTTGTCCAAGAACCAACAACACCAGTATTACAAAGCCATGGTTGCCTCCAACAAGAATTCCAACACGCAGACACTCACCAGGAAGACCCAGGACAGGCAGGGGAGGCAGGAGAGAGatgggagacaggagagagatgGGAGGCAGGAGAGAGATGGGAGGCAGGAGAGAGATGGGAGGCAGGAGAGAGATGGGAGGCAGGACAGAGaagggagacaggagagagaggaacGGCTGCTCATGTCCCCGGACCATTTGGAGGACAGGATGGGGGTCGGCGGGATAGGGGTCGTAGATCCGTACGCCCACACAGGAGGGGTTGTCCCTACGCTGCCCCGCCAGCAGAAGGCCCAGTCCCAGCAGAATGTCTGCGCCACCCCCTCCCTCGACCGACACCACATGATCAAGATGAACTCTCATCCCACATCCGGACGCGAGCAGGAGAGGAGCACACCCATGACGGGCCACATGAGTGGAAACATGGGCTGGGCGGGGGAAGGGCCTGGGGCTGGGGTAGTCATGGGAACGGGAACACTAGGGGGCCACAGTGCCAGGAGGATGGCTTTCGCTACAAAAAGGCAGAACACCATTGAGCAGCTACATTTCATACCAGGAGGGGGTGGCGGGGGCTCGTCAGGGAGTGCAGGAGGGAGTCAGGGGATCAGGACGGGGAGCAAAAATGAGGTGACGGTGTGA